GTCGCCACCGGGGCATGCGCTCGTCGACCGCGGCGCCGGCTCGGGGGCATCCGCTCGCCCCGTGCGGGAACCGCCGTCAGGCGTCGATCGTGCCCGTCGCGAGCAGCACCATGATCGTGCCGCCGAGCAGCACCCGGTAGATCACGAACGGCAGGAAGCTGCGCTTGGAGATGTAGCTCATGAAGAACGCGATCACGAGGAGCGCGACCACGAACGCGACGAGCGTCGCAGCGGCCGTCTCGACCGGGCCGTAGACGCCCGGCTCGCCCCAGCTCTTGAACAGCTGGTAGAAGCCCGAGCCGAACACCGCGGGGATCGCCAGCAGGAACGCGTAGCGGGCCGCCGCGGCGCGCTCGTAGCCCATGAGGAGCCCCGCGGTGATGGTGCCGCCCGAGCGCGAGACGCCCGGGATGAGCGCGAGCGCCTGCGCGAACCCGTAGATGATGCCGTGCCCGTAGGTGAGGTCGTCGAGCCCCCGGCGCTTCGCGCCGATCCAGTCGGCGATGCCGAGCAGGATGCCGAAGACGATGAGGGTCGTGGCGACGATCCAGAGCGAGCGCAGCGTGGTCTCGATCTGGTCCTGGAAGATCAGGCCGAGCACCACGATCGGGATCGAGCCGAGGATGATCAGCCAACCCATGCGCGCGTCGGGGTCGTTGCGGGGCACGCGTCCCCAGAGCGCGAGCCACCAGCGCGAGACGATGCGCACGATGTCGCGCCAGAAGAAGACGACGACCGCCGCCTCGGTGCCGATCTGCACGATCGCCGTGAATGCCGCGCCCGGGTCGGCCGCGTTCGGCAGGAACTCGCCGAGGATGCGCAGGTGCGCGCTGGAGGAGATCGGCAGGAACTCGGTGAGCCCCTGCACGAGTCCGAGGATCAGCGCTTCGATCATGCCGGGCTCACCTTCCGCCCCGCGCGGCGGGGCCGCGTGTCGTTGCGGTGGGGATCGCTCAGTAGTCGAGCAGCAGGTCCTGCAGGACCCTGCTCCCGAAGACTAGTGCGTCCAGCGGCACCCGCTCGTCCACCCCGTGGAACATGGCCGGGAAGTCGAGGTCGGCGGGCAGCCGGAGCGGCGCGAAGCCGTAGCCGGCGATGCCGAGGCGGCTGAGCGCCTTGTTGTCGGTGCCGCCCGAGAGCAGGTACGGGAAGACCGGCACGCCCGGGTCGTGGTGCTCGAGCGTCGCCTTCACGGCGTCGACGAGCGGGCCGCTGAACGGGGTCTCGAGCCCGACGTCGCGCACGACCGTCTCGATCTCGATGTCGTCGCCGACGATCTCGCGCACGCGGGCGAGCACGGCGTCCTCCTCGCCGGGGAGCGTGCGGATGTCGATCAGCGCCTCGGCGCGGTCGGGGATGACGTTGTGCTTGTAGCCCGCGGTCAGCAGCGTGGGGTTCGTGGTGGTGCGCAGGGTCGCGCTGAGGAAGCCCGCCGCCGAGGTGCGCAGGACGAGCTCGTCGGGCGAGACCTGCTGCGGGTCGGCGCCCGTCACCCGGGCGATCTCGGCGAGCAGCGCACGCGTCGTGTCGACCAGGTGCAGTGGCCACTCCTCGCGACCGAGGGCTGCGACCGCCTCGGCGAGGCGGGTGATCGCGTTCTCGCGCACGAGCCGGGAGCCGTGCGCGGCGGGTCCGCGGGCGACCAGGCGGATCCAGACCAGCGCCTTCTCCCCCGTCTGCAGCAGGTAGGCGCGCTCGCCGCCGAGGTGCACCGAGTAGCCGCCGACCTCGCTGATCGCCTCGGTCGCACCGGCGAACACCTCCGGGTGGTGGTCGACCATCCAGCTCGAGCCGAAGAGGCCGCCCGCCTCCTCGTCGGCGAAGAACGCCAGCACCAGCTCGCGCTCGGGCTGCCGGCCCGAGGCGAGGATGTCGCCGACGGCCGTGAGGATCATGGCGTCCATGTCCTTCATGTCGACCGCTCCCCTGCCCCAGAGCAGGCCGTCGCGCACCTCGCCCGCGAACGGGTCGACGCTCCAGTTGCGCGGGTCGGCGGGCACCACGTCGAGGTGTCCGTGCACCACGAGTGCGGGCTTGTCGGGGTTCGCGCCCGGCACGCGGGCGACCACGCTCGTGCGCCCCGGTGCGGCGTCGAACAGCCGGGGCTCGAGGCCCATCGCCGACAGGTGCGCCTCGACGTACTCGGCCGCCTCGGTCTCTCCCTCGGAACGCCCCTCACCGTGGTTCGTGGTGTCGAACCG
This is a stretch of genomic DNA from Agromyces sp. SYSU T00194. It encodes these proteins:
- a CDS encoding undecaprenyl-diphosphate phosphatase → MIEALILGLVQGLTEFLPISSSAHLRILGEFLPNAADPGAAFTAIVQIGTEAAVVVFFWRDIVRIVSRWWLALWGRVPRNDPDARMGWLIILGSIPIVVLGLIFQDQIETTLRSLWIVATTLIVFGILLGIADWIGAKRRGLDDLTYGHGIIYGFAQALALIPGVSRSGGTITAGLLMGYERAAAARYAFLLAIPAVFGSGFYQLFKSWGEPGVYGPVETAAATLVAFVVALLVIAFFMSYISKRSFLPFVIYRVLLGGTIMVLLATGTIDA
- a CDS encoding M20/M25/M40 family metallo-hydrolase, which translates into the protein MSEASEHPVPTGTDALEPTVRIARDLIRFDTTNHGEGRSEGETEAAEYVEAHLSAMGLEPRLFDAAPGRTSVVARVPGANPDKPALVVHGHLDVVPADPRNWSVDPFAGEVRDGLLWGRGAVDMKDMDAMILTAVGDILASGRQPERELVLAFFADEEAGGLFGSSWMVDHHPEVFAGATEAISEVGGYSVHLGGERAYLLQTGEKALVWIRLVARGPAAHGSRLVRENAITRLAEAVAALGREEWPLHLVDTTRALLAEIARVTGADPQQVSPDELVLRTSAAGFLSATLRTTTNPTLLTAGYKHNVIPDRAEALIDIRTLPGEEDAVLARVREIVGDDIEIETVVRDVGLETPFSGPLVDAVKATLEHHDPGVPVFPYLLSGGTDNKALSRLGIAGYGFAPLRLPADLDFPAMFHGVDERVPLDALVFGSRVLQDLLLDY